A single window of Mycobacterium sp. ITM-2016-00318 DNA harbors:
- a CDS encoding PadR family transcriptional regulator, which translates to MPSKPTTTSFALLGLLGIKTWSAYEIVAQIRRGLRFYWPRSDAHLYAELKRIVDRGHATAETVEGPRKQRTLYTITPEGRTALAQWFDTEPAPPVVEIEAFLRMFLGDQTSAERLRETLEATTRQARQFHVEGYEVIKDVLDTGGPFPHRLHLVVPMAVFLDKFYRLLIDWCEETMINIDEWPNTRDVGLSPRDRERLERIFAQPDP; encoded by the coding sequence ATGCCATCGAAGCCGACCACCACATCGTTCGCGCTCCTCGGGCTGCTCGGGATCAAAACATGGAGTGCGTACGAGATCGTCGCCCAGATCCGCCGCGGCCTGCGCTTTTACTGGCCACGCTCCGATGCGCACCTCTATGCCGAGCTCAAGCGGATCGTCGACCGCGGCCACGCCACCGCCGAGACCGTCGAGGGTCCGCGCAAGCAGCGAACGCTCTACACGATCACTCCCGAAGGCCGCACGGCGCTCGCGCAGTGGTTCGACACCGAGCCCGCCCCGCCGGTCGTCGAGATCGAGGCGTTCCTCCGAATGTTCCTCGGCGACCAGACCTCAGCCGAACGTCTGCGCGAGACGCTGGAAGCCACCACCCGACAGGCGCGCCAATTCCACGTCGAGGGCTACGAGGTCATCAAAGACGTGCTCGACACCGGCGGGCCGTTCCCACATCGGCTTCACCTGGTCGTACCGATGGCGGTCTTTCTCGACAAGTTCTACCGGCTGCTCATCGACTGGTGCGAGGAAACGATGATAAACATCGATGAATGGCCCAACACCCGCGATGTCGGCCTCAGCCCCCGAGACCGCGAACGGCTCGAGCGAATCTTCGCCCAGCCGGACCCGTAG
- a CDS encoding DUF3253 domain-containing protein has product MSEQLLRETILRMAEERGPSKSICPSDAARAVGGEKWRDLMDDARDSARELAREGAVVVTQGDDVLDPDAT; this is encoded by the coding sequence ATGAGTGAGCAGCTACTACGGGAGACGATCCTGCGCATGGCCGAGGAACGCGGACCGTCGAAGAGCATCTGCCCGTCGGACGCGGCGCGTGCGGTCGGCGGCGAGAAATGGCGTGACCTGATGGACGACGCCCGCGACTCCGCGCGCGAGCTGGCTCGCGAGGGCGCGGTCGTCGTCACCCAGGGCGACGACGTCCTCGACCCGGACGCCACGTAG
- a CDS encoding YciI family protein, with protein MSRYMLIMRSTPEAEAAMQEMNIDFNEVIESMGRFNEELIKAGVLLAGEGLTGPEEGFVVDFDSDPPVVTDGPYTEAKELFNGFWILDVSSKEEAKQWAKKVPLGKGVKLEVRRVHDTDEFPVDNPWIAKEIQWKAELAEKIAAQARAEADKFGG; from the coding sequence ATGTCGCGCTACATGCTGATCATGCGGTCCACCCCCGAGGCCGAGGCCGCGATGCAGGAGATGAACATCGACTTCAACGAGGTCATCGAGTCGATGGGCCGCTTCAACGAGGAACTCATCAAGGCCGGCGTGCTGCTGGCCGGTGAGGGTCTGACCGGACCGGAGGAAGGATTCGTCGTCGACTTCGACTCCGACCCGCCTGTGGTCACAGACGGGCCGTACACCGAGGCCAAGGAGCTGTTCAACGGCTTCTGGATCCTCGACGTTTCCTCCAAGGAAGAGGCCAAGCAATGGGCGAAGAAGGTGCCGCTCGGCAAGGGCGTCAAGCTCGAGGTGCGGCGGGTGCACGACACCGACGAGTTTCCCGTCGACAACCCGTGGATCGCGAAGGAAATCCAGTGGAAGGCCGAGCTGGCCGAGAAAATCGCGGCACAGGCGCGGGCGGAGGCTGACAAGTTCGGTGGCTGA
- a CDS encoding heme-binding protein: MRIAQIPVQVAESAMSIFGIRVGTEEPHYLATPVGDGVELRQYGPRIAAETTVAADEDRARSICFRRLASYIFGANHRDEKIAMTAPVAQQGGRNGDEIAMTAPVAQSRQSDDRLTIRFFMPSKWSLDTLPKPDSDDVTLVTVPGETVAVLRFSGDRSAAAVSAKTNELLEILRDKRIDVVGEPVAWFYDPPWTVPFLRRNEIAVPVAG, encoded by the coding sequence ATGCGAATAGCGCAAATTCCGGTCCAGGTCGCCGAGTCGGCGATGTCGATCTTCGGGATTCGAGTTGGTACCGAGGAGCCTCACTACCTCGCCACGCCGGTCGGCGACGGTGTCGAGCTGCGGCAGTACGGTCCCCGGATCGCGGCGGAGACGACCGTCGCCGCGGACGAGGACCGTGCCCGCAGCATCTGCTTCCGCCGGCTGGCGTCCTACATCTTCGGCGCGAACCACCGCGACGAGAAGATCGCGATGACCGCACCGGTCGCGCAGCAAGGTGGTCGAAACGGCGACGAAATCGCGATGACGGCGCCGGTCGCACAGAGCAGGCAGTCCGACGACAGGTTGACGATCCGGTTCTTCATGCCGTCGAAGTGGTCACTGGACACCCTGCCGAAGCCGGACAGTGACGACGTCACGCTCGTCACCGTTCCGGGAGAGACGGTGGCGGTGCTGCGCTTCAGCGGCGACCGCAGCGCCGCTGCCGTCTCTGCGAAGACCAACGAACTGCTGGAGATATTGCGGGACAAGCGCATCGATGTCGTCGGCGAGCCCGTCGCCTGGTTCTACGACCCGCCGTGGACGGTGCCGTTTTTGCGCCGCAACGAAATCGCGGTTCCCGTCGCGGGCTGA
- the fadD8 gene encoding fatty-acid--CoA ligase FadD8 has protein sequence MTDSLLRHPLHSGHLTVGALKRHKDKPVLFLGDTTLTGGELAERISQYIQAFEALGAGSGVATGLLSLNRPEVLMILGAGQTQGYRRTALHPLGSLDDHAYVLNDAGVSSLIIDPNPMFIERAKGLLEKVPGLKQVLTIGPVPDELADVAVDLTAEAAKFSPKPLVAADLPPDHIGGMAYTGGTTGKPKGVIGTVQSISTMTNIQLCEWEWPERPKFLMCTPLSHAGAAFFAPTIIKGGELVVLTKFDPAEVLKTIEEQKISATMLVPSMIYALMDHPDSHTRDLSSLETVYYGASAMNPVRLREAIDRFGPIFAQYYGQSEAPMVITYLPKGDHDEKRLTSCGRPTVFCRTALLDADGNQVAQGEVGEICVSGPLVSGGYWNRPDETSQTFRDGWMHTGDLAREDEDGFWYIVDRTKDMIVTGGFNVFPREVEDVVAEHPSVAQVCVIGTPDEKWGEAVTAVIVLRPDAPSDDEAVAKVTEEIQAAVKERKGSVQSPKQVIVVDSVPVTALGKPDKKAVRAQFWEGAGRAVG, from the coding sequence ATGACCGACTCGCTGCTGCGTCACCCCCTCCACTCCGGCCATCTGACGGTGGGCGCCCTTAAGCGGCACAAGGACAAGCCGGTCCTGTTCCTCGGCGACACCACCCTGACCGGCGGCGAGCTTGCCGAGCGCATCAGCCAGTACATTCAGGCGTTCGAGGCGCTCGGCGCCGGATCGGGCGTCGCGACCGGGCTGCTGTCGCTGAACCGGCCCGAGGTGCTGATGATTCTCGGTGCGGGCCAGACGCAGGGCTACCGCCGCACGGCACTACACCCTCTCGGTTCGCTCGACGACCACGCGTATGTGTTGAACGACGCTGGAGTCAGCTCGCTGATCATCGATCCGAACCCGATGTTCATCGAGCGGGCCAAGGGACTGCTTGAGAAGGTGCCGGGCCTGAAGCAGGTGCTGACGATCGGGCCCGTCCCCGACGAACTGGCCGACGTCGCCGTCGACCTGACCGCGGAGGCGGCGAAGTTCTCGCCGAAGCCGTTGGTCGCCGCCGACCTGCCGCCGGATCACATCGGCGGCATGGCCTACACCGGTGGCACGACCGGCAAGCCGAAGGGCGTCATCGGCACGGTGCAGTCGATCTCCACGATGACCAATATCCAACTGTGCGAGTGGGAGTGGCCGGAGCGGCCGAAGTTCCTGATGTGCACGCCGCTGTCGCATGCGGGCGCGGCGTTCTTCGCGCCGACCATCATCAAGGGCGGCGAGCTCGTGGTGCTCACGAAATTCGATCCGGCCGAGGTGCTCAAGACCATCGAGGAGCAGAAGATATCGGCGACGATGCTGGTGCCGTCGATGATCTACGCCCTGATGGATCATCCCGATTCGCACACCCGCGACCTGTCGTCGCTGGAGACGGTGTACTACGGCGCATCGGCGATGAACCCGGTGCGGCTGCGGGAGGCGATCGACCGGTTCGGCCCGATCTTCGCGCAGTACTACGGCCAGTCCGAGGCGCCGATGGTCATCACCTATCTGCCGAAGGGCGATCACGACGAGAAGCGGCTGACGTCGTGCGGGCGGCCGACGGTGTTCTGCCGCACCGCGCTGCTCGACGCCGACGGCAATCAGGTCGCCCAAGGTGAGGTCGGCGAGATTTGCGTCAGCGGCCCGCTGGTGTCCGGCGGCTACTGGAACCGACCTGACGAGACGTCGCAGACTTTCAGGGACGGCTGGATGCACACCGGCGACCTGGCCCGCGAGGACGAGGACGGCTTCTGGTACATCGTCGACCGCACCAAGGACATGATCGTCACCGGCGGCTTCAACGTGTTTCCGCGTGAGGTGGAAGATGTTGTCGCCGAACACCCTTCGGTGGCGCAGGTCTGCGTCATCGGCACTCCGGACGAGAAATGGGGCGAGGCTGTGACCGCGGTCATCGTGCTGCGGCCCGACGCGCCGAGCGACGACGAGGCGGTCGCGAAGGTCACCGAGGAGATCCAGGCCGCGGTCAAGGAGCGCAAGGGTTCCGTGCAGTCGCCCAAGCAGGTGATCGTCGTCGACTCGGTACCGGTGACCGCACTGGGCAAGCCGGACAAGAAGGCCGTCCGCGCGCAGTTCTGGGAGGGGGCCGGCCGCGCCGTCGGCTGA
- a CDS encoding o-succinylbenzoate synthase, with protein MPSLADIVDRLHVVALPLRVRFRGITVRELALIDGPAGWGEFGAFLEYGPLEAAAWLAAAIEAAYSPSPATHRDRIPINATVPAVTAAEVPDVLARFPGARTAKVKVAEPGQTLADDVARVDAVRRQVPTVRVDANGGWSVAEAVEAAKALTAGGPLEYLEQPCATVSELAELRRAVDVPIAADESIRKADDPLHVVRSGAADVAVLKVAPLGGVGVVLEIAGKIDIPIVVSSALDSAVGIGRGLLAAAALPELRHACGLGTGGLFVDDVAEPLVPVDGYLPVAAVTPDPARLAALAAPAQRRQWWIDRIKACLESGRADLVTHQQERP; from the coding sequence ATGCCGTCGCTAGCGGATATCGTCGATCGGCTGCACGTCGTCGCCCTTCCGCTGCGGGTGAGGTTCCGCGGCATCACGGTTCGCGAGCTCGCGCTCATCGACGGCCCCGCCGGCTGGGGCGAATTCGGCGCGTTCCTCGAATACGGACCACTCGAGGCTGCTGCCTGGCTCGCCGCAGCCATCGAGGCCGCTTACAGCCCATCGCCGGCTACCCACCGCGACCGCATACCGATCAATGCGACCGTGCCCGCGGTCACCGCCGCGGAGGTACCCGACGTGCTGGCGCGGTTCCCCGGCGCGCGCACCGCCAAGGTGAAGGTCGCCGAGCCGGGTCAGACCCTCGCCGACGACGTGGCCCGCGTCGACGCCGTGCGCCGGCAGGTGCCGACCGTGCGCGTCGACGCCAACGGCGGGTGGAGCGTCGCCGAGGCCGTTGAAGCGGCCAAGGCGCTGACCGCAGGCGGACCGCTCGAGTACCTCGAACAGCCCTGCGCCACCGTGTCCGAGTTGGCCGAACTGCGCCGCGCCGTCGACGTGCCGATCGCCGCCGACGAGAGCATTCGCAAGGCCGACGACCCGCTGCATGTCGTGCGGTCGGGCGCCGCCGACGTCGCCGTGCTCAAGGTCGCGCCGTTGGGCGGCGTCGGCGTGGTCCTCGAGATCGCTGGGAAGATCGACATCCCGATCGTGGTGTCCAGCGCGCTGGACTCGGCGGTCGGCATCGGCCGCGGTCTGCTGGCCGCCGCGGCACTGCCGGAACTGCGGCACGCATGCGGGCTGGGTACCGGCGGCCTCTTCGTCGACGATGTCGCCGAACCGCTGGTGCCCGTCGACGGATATCTGCCCGTCGCCGCGGTCACTCCCGATCCGGCCCGGCTGGCCGCGTTGGCTGCGCCTGCCCAGCGCCGCCAGTGGTGGATCGACCGAATCAAGGCCTGCCTCGAATCAGGGCGCGCAGATCTCGTGACCCATCAGCAGGAACGGCCATAG
- a CDS encoding maleylpyruvate isomerase N-terminal domain-containing protein: MNDTHVLAIVDTDRDELRCRIDEMRQRFYRLALSADPDARHSTSEWTVQQIVAHVVSIANRYESFAETGEFRRAKDPADLDRINREEMEALLAPVPDLVDRLKAIEPEMDELCDNLPDDFTAEFHFGVPVSGIVAQINWLFELMFHGEDIARAVGRPWAVRERDMLLALREAAEVLPAYVRPEAARRNDICVELRIPGARPYVIHVHDGTAEMRDRRPGDRPDAVLKAPASTMTRMLMGRIGPVAATRLDLRIAGGRRPWKAMKLQSCFVTA; encoded by the coding sequence ATGAACGACACACACGTCCTTGCGATCGTTGACACCGATCGCGACGAGTTGAGATGCCGCATCGACGAGATGCGCCAGCGGTTCTACCGGCTGGCCTTGTCCGCTGACCCTGACGCCAGGCACTCGACGTCTGAGTGGACCGTCCAGCAGATCGTGGCCCACGTGGTTTCGATCGCGAACCGATACGAATCCTTCGCCGAGACGGGCGAATTCCGGCGCGCCAAGGACCCCGCCGACCTGGACCGGATCAATCGGGAGGAGATGGAGGCGCTGCTGGCGCCAGTTCCCGACCTCGTCGACCGGCTGAAGGCCATCGAACCGGAGATGGACGAGTTATGCGACAACCTGCCGGATGACTTCACTGCCGAATTCCACTTCGGCGTGCCGGTGTCGGGAATCGTCGCGCAGATCAACTGGCTCTTCGAGCTCATGTTCCACGGCGAGGACATCGCGCGAGCCGTTGGTCGGCCGTGGGCAGTTCGTGAGCGCGACATGTTGTTGGCGCTGCGCGAGGCGGCAGAAGTTCTTCCGGCGTACGTTCGCCCAGAAGCCGCCCGCCGCAACGACATCTGCGTCGAGCTGCGGATCCCCGGCGCACGCCCCTATGTGATTCATGTTCACGACGGAACTGCCGAGATGCGCGACCGTCGGCCTGGAGACCGCCCAGACGCCGTCCTCAAGGCGCCCGCATCCACCATGACCAGGATGCTGATGGGCCGCATCGGCCCGGTCGCCGCAACACGGCTCGACCTGCGTATCGCCGGCGGTAGACGACCCTGGAAGGCGATGAAGCTGCAATCCTGCTTCGTGACGGCCTGA
- a CDS encoding nucleoside/nucleotide kinase family protein, which translates to MDTARVEALLARHRRVILGITGPPGAGKTRVAEEIASTFDDAVHLPMDGFHLADVELRRLGRLDRKGAIDTFDAYGYLALLDRIRRQPKQTVYAPAFNRDIEQPVAGSIAVPPDVRLVVTEGNYLLDDDDPWPAIAARLDEVWFVDVAPEERHRRLVARHIQFGKSREQAEAWVRTVDEPNAARVEKRRPSADLVVTL; encoded by the coding sequence ATGGACACCGCGCGCGTCGAGGCACTGCTCGCCCGTCACCGCCGCGTGATCCTGGGCATCACGGGCCCGCCCGGTGCGGGCAAGACACGGGTCGCCGAAGAGATCGCCTCGACATTCGATGACGCCGTTCACCTGCCGATGGATGGCTTCCATCTCGCCGATGTCGAACTGCGCCGACTCGGTCGCCTCGACCGCAAGGGTGCGATCGACACCTTCGACGCCTACGGATACCTTGCGCTGCTCGACCGTATCCGTCGTCAGCCGAAGCAGACGGTGTACGCGCCTGCGTTCAACCGCGACATCGAGCAGCCGGTCGCGGGCAGCATCGCCGTACCGCCTGACGTGAGACTCGTTGTGACCGAGGGCAATTACCTGCTCGACGACGATGACCCATGGCCCGCGATCGCGGCGAGACTGGACGAGGTGTGGTTCGTCGACGTCGCGCCCGAGGAGCGTCATCGCCGCCTGGTGGCGCGGCACATCCAGTTCGGCAAGTCGCGCGAGCAGGCCGAGGCGTGGGTGCGCACCGTCGACGAGCCCAACGCCGCGCGCGTCGAAAAGCGCCGCCCCAGCGCCGATCTGGTGGTCACCCTGTAA
- a CDS encoding oxygenase MpaB family protein, whose product MSDITRISVRRRTARWDPDAEVSVKDAMDFWSFAAAAANVVMQLALPGVGYGVAESKVDSGSILKHPWKRLRTTSAYLAVAVFGSEEDRAAFREAVDGAHRQVVSTAESPVKYNAFDRDLQMWVAACLFVGLEDTYKLLRGEMTAGQAEQFYRSAWTLGTTLQVTEDQWPATRVDFDKYWDDACKKVAIDPPVRDYLMELVNLRMINPLLGLPFRPLLKFLTVGFLAPVFRDALGVTWSRGRQRRFEWLFLLVAFVNRFLPVFLRQGGSFIVLADVRRRARAHSALV is encoded by the coding sequence ATGAGTGACATCACCCGCATATCCGTCAGGCGACGGACCGCCCGCTGGGATCCCGACGCCGAGGTGTCGGTGAAGGACGCGATGGACTTCTGGTCGTTCGCCGCCGCCGCGGCCAACGTGGTGATGCAGCTGGCCCTTCCGGGCGTCGGCTACGGCGTCGCGGAGAGCAAGGTCGACTCCGGCAGCATCCTCAAGCACCCGTGGAAGAGGCTCAGGACGACGTCTGCGTACCTTGCTGTCGCGGTGTTCGGCTCCGAAGAGGACCGTGCGGCGTTCCGCGAGGCGGTCGACGGTGCGCACCGACAGGTGGTCTCCACCGCCGAAAGCCCCGTGAAGTACAACGCGTTCGATCGCGATCTCCAGATGTGGGTTGCGGCATGCCTTTTCGTCGGCCTGGAGGACACCTACAAGCTGCTGCGCGGCGAGATGACCGCGGGACAAGCGGAACAGTTTTACCGCTCGGCATGGACCTTGGGCACCACATTGCAGGTCACCGAGGACCAGTGGCCGGCCACCCGCGTCGACTTCGACAAGTACTGGGACGACGCCTGCAAGAAGGTGGCCATCGACCCGCCGGTGCGCGACTACCTGATGGAACTGGTCAACCTGCGAATGATCAATCCCCTTCTCGGGCTGCCCTTCCGGCCGCTGCTGAAGTTCCTCACCGTAGGCTTTCTGGCTCCGGTGTTCCGGGATGCGCTCGGCGTGACCTGGAGTCGAGGTAGGCAGCGCCGCTTCGAATGGCTGTTTCTGCTCGTGGCGTTCGTTAACCGGTTCCTCCCGGTGTTCCTGCGCCAAGGCGGCAGCTTCATCGTCCTGGCCGACGTCCGCAGGCGCGCTCGTGCCCACAGTGCGCTGGTGTGA